AGGCGGCAGCGAGCCAGAGGAACACTGCATTACCCTGAGGCCTGGGAGGCGCCGGTGCAAGCCGGACGCCCACGGCCGATCCGCGAATCCTGCGCGGGCCCGTACCCGAGCGGGTCAGGACCCGGCCGATCGGTCGTGGGCTACCTTGGGCGCACGATCGTCGAGGTCCGACCATGAACAGGTGAGCTGGGAGGCTCCGCCCGAGCCACGCCGCCGTTGGACGGCGGTCGTCGGCGTCATCGCGATCATGGTCGCCGTGACCGCCGCCGTCGCGGTGCTCCGGCGCGACGGCGGGTCGGCCGAGTTGACGGTCGACGGCGCCGGGGTCGACCCTGCTGGCACGGATCTCGACGGCTCGGTCGCAGGCGACGAGCTGGTGCGTGCGCCGCTCGATCCTGTCGAGACCCCGAGCGGAGGGCGACCGCTGCCCGACGCGCCGGAACTGACGGTCGTGATCGCCGACTTCGGCAGCAGGCTCCAGCTGATCGAGCTGTCCACGGGCGCACGTCGCGAGGTGCCCGTGTTCGTCGACGGCACCCGCCTGCGACCCGACGCCCTCCAGCTGATCGGCGGTGACCTCATCTACGACGCGGCGGGGCGCGTGGTGCGCCTGGTCGAGGGCGACGAGGGCGCACCCCAGCAGCTGGCACAATACCACCGCTCCATCCCGACCGGCGATGCGACGTCGGTCTGGGTCTACGACCACCTCACGGCGAACATCGGCGGCGTCGCGTCACGCATCGGCTTCGACGGGGCCCTCCTCGACCAGATCGAGCTGCCGGCGCTCGCGCAGCCGCTCGCCGGCACCGCCGACCAACTGATCGTCAGCACGCCGGGCACCATCAGCGGCATCGACGTCGACAGCGGTCGCCGTCGCCAGATCGCGCGGGGACAGGCCCTGGCGAGCGACGGCGTCCGCGTCGCCCGGCTCGACTGCCTGGCCGATCTCTCCTGCGGCGTCGTCATCGGGACCGTCGACCAGCCCGACCAGGTCCGGGTGACGCTCCAGACAGGCGACGTGCCGGTCGGGCTGTTCGACGTGCCACAGGCACAGTTCTCGCCCGACGGGCGGTGGCTCGCGCTGCCCGTCTACCGAGAGCTCGACAACGAGCGGCTCGAACGATCGAACGTGGCCGTCATCGACGTCACCCTCGGCACCGAGGTCGACCGCGTGCCCGGGTCCACCCTCACCGCTCCCACGACGCCGTTCGCCTGGTCACCCGACAGTCAGTGGCTGGGGGTGAGCACCGGCACCAGGATGCAGCTGTGGAGCGCCGAGCACGGGACCGCGACCGAGCTCGCGCTCCGCTTCCCGCCGACGTACGCGGTGGCCCTGCGCTGACACCCGCCTCCCTCGCCTGCCCGCCAGCATCCACCAGCGGGTCCCAGCCGGCATGCGCGGCGCCACTCGTCACGCGCGTGCCAGCCAGCACCCACATCCGGGCCCAGTCGGCAATCATCGGGGATCAGGTCGACGTGCGGAGCCAGACCGCGCCGTGGGGCGGCACGACGCCGTCGTCGGTCTCGGGGTCACTGCGCAGCAGGATTTCGCCGTCGACCGGCACGCGGGCCGGTGACGACCCGAAGTTCACGACGCAGGCGAACCCCGGCGCTCTGGTGAAGGCCAGCACCTCGCCATCGGTGTCGAGCCACGCGAGGGTCCCGTCGCCGAGCGCGGGCAGCTCGCGGCGGAGGCGGAGTGCGGACCTGTACAGGTTCAGGATCGACGAGGGATCGCGGTCGAGCGCCTCGACGGTGCGCCCGCGCCAGCCCGCGGGCTGCGGCAGCCAGGGCGTCGCGCCGTCGTCGGTGCTGAAACCGAACGGAGGCATGTCGCCGGACCACGGCAGAGGGACCCGGCAGCCGTCGCGGCCGCGCACCGTCTCGCCCGACCGCCGCCACGTGGGGTCGGTGAGGTGCTCGGTCGGCAGGTCCTCGACCTCGGGTAAGCCCAGCTCCTCGCCCTGGTACAGGTACACGCTGCCGGGCAGCGCGAGCATCAGCAGGGCGGCGGCGCGCGCGCGTCGCAGGCCCAGCGCGAGGTCGGCGGGACGGCCGAGCAGATGATCGAGGTTCGACCCCGCGACGTCGTGCTGATCGCGGGCAAACCGCGACACGTGGCGGGCGACGTCGTGGTTGGACAGCACCCACACGACAGGTGCGCCCACCGCGCCCTGCTCGGCGAGCGACCGAGTGACGGCGGAGCGCACCGCGTCCGCCCGCCACGGCGACTCCAGGAAGACGAAGTTGAAGGTGGTGTGCAGCTCGTCCGGACGTACGTACCGCGCCATGCGCTCCGGATCGTCGAGCCACGCCTCGGCGACGAAGACCCGCGGCGGGTCGTAGCTGTCGGCCAGCCGTCGCCAACCGCGGTACACGTCGTGCACCTCGTCGCGGTCCCAGTGAGGGTGGTCGATCGAGGGCAGCAGACCGAACCGGTCGCCGAGGTCAGGCAGGTCCTCCTGCTTGACCAGCGAGTGCGCGACGTCGATGCGGAACCCGTCGACGCCGCGGTCGAACCAGAACCGGAGGATGTCCTCGAACGCCTCACAGGTGCGCGGGTCGTTCCAGTTCAGGTCCGGCTGCTCCGGCGTGAACAGGTGCAGGTACCACTCGCCGGGGCTGCCGTCGGCCTCCGTCACGCGTGTCCACGCCTCGCCGCCGAACACGCTGTGCCAGTCGTTGGGTGGTCGGTCGCCGCCGGGGCCGCGGCCGGGGCGGAAGATGTAGCGCGTGCGCTCGGGTGATCCCGGGCCGGCCTTCACCGCCGCCTGGAACCACGGGTGCTGGTCGGACGTGTGGTTCGGGACGACGTCGAGCAGAAGGCGCAGGCCGAGGTCGTGGGCGTCCCGCACGAGCGCCTCGGCGTCGCCAATCGTGCCGTACATCGGGGAGATGTCGCAGTAGTCGGCAACGTCGTAGCCG
The genomic region above belongs to Euzebyales bacterium and contains:
- a CDS encoding glycoside hydrolase family 13 protein — its product is MPQYESATPWWRQAVVYQVYIRSFRDGDGDGNGDIAGLRSRLAYLGDVGVDAIWINPWYPSPMADGGYDVADYCDISPMYGTIGDAEALVRDAHDLGLRLLLDVVPNHTSDQHPWFQAAVKAGPGSPERTRYIFRPGRGPGGDRPPNDWHSVFGGEAWTRVTEADGSPGEWYLHLFTPEQPDLNWNDPRTCEAFEDILRFWFDRGVDGFRIDVAHSLVKQEDLPDLGDRFGLLPSIDHPHWDRDEVHDVYRGWRRLADSYDPPRVFVAEAWLDDPERMARYVRPDELHTTFNFVFLESPWRADAVRSAVTRSLAEQGAVGAPVVWVLSNHDVARHVSRFARDQHDVAGSNLDHLLGRPADLALGLRRARAAALLMLALPGSVYLYQGEELGLPEVEDLPTEHLTDPTWRRSGETVRGRDGCRVPLPWSGDMPPFGFSTDDGATPWLPQPAGWRGRTVEALDRDPSSILNLYRSALRLRRELPALGDGTLAWLDTDGEVLAFTRAPGFACVVNFGSSPARVPVDGEILLRSDPETDDGVVPPHGAVWLRTST